One genomic segment of Pseudorasbora parva isolate DD20220531a chromosome 6, ASM2467924v1, whole genome shotgun sequence includes these proteins:
- the LOC137079143 gene encoding interferon-induced very large GTPase 1-like: MRIVLLGKTGVGKSATGNTILGREAFKEDLSQESVTRKCQRETVEVDGKIITVIDTPGLFDTKHSHEEIQREITDCISMILPGPHVFLLLIPVGRFTQEEENTVKIIQETFGENFLMYTMVLFTRGDDLKKKSIEEYLGKPGSALMNLIGQCGNRYHVFNNSETEDRVQVSTLLQKINDMVRANGGSYYSCKKFKQMEREKQEAQMKMLRDKVEQLNRERGELLAKYEKEIEKIKMERKEEINNYDAEKKRREKEFRKSEEQYKIQQKKLETMLQEERQRRKEEDKKRKEKEQNIRDQCDENIKREREKIKVEIENMKTKMEEERQNHASERRREEEFSEKEEQYRKQIKEQEEQMQKHQEEMLKQMQDEKRKREEEKQDWIKQHEILTKEIQNEKYLREQQCKIYEDKIKVMEQQKQDELLRLKPLDYEEDRRKEIENMKMCCTQTASSLKNYETGQNQKLGPKNNEQLEELYDRLNLTKSHQDKLKRSEILEITKSSFHSQELQEENELVNSFLNKLMNMDYRARETVIKHRKKEGKKDPDIHPMDVQMAIFHCADGFLKQLIVTKLSQCQYSLPLLVPDPFTQEIEFPLWTFRQINKSWKKTNTNNEIFSQTQPVYKAETPMVAFFRFGSVSSSKSQLMNGLINEKHNTFFHRNCSGSSRTRILMDGVVEIAWYCPSGKKTDAFNDCVAFCNLHGDAAANEKQYEILISMSSVNVLFLPDFGQKNHYKGLVRSLFKSPQPLICLLTDNHCDKTELGNGKFIFGLLDKNQSDVSNQIMETIRVSLSKQKFTFKLEDVAKHTGIRVDEQDPECRKGKEAAVQIMGLLRGKDPTTVKETNLPCQGKLWHDWCKKNKELHHLEGENLEQDKSTKLKNMREIREKQVKQGLEDFMMTFIETMKSQSDNEKKYFLRWMMNLLDEFTSEKLCDLHKGYNKKWHEVSALKKNPSNLDQLQTEQTNLENISEQINRTGFGLEHIMREFGQIYESWSSVTNKEGLQFDFRSLSSLAAEMMISGFPMELMDGDAAHVPLTWVTAVLGELVKKLGEQTRIFVLSVLGIQSSGKSTMLNAMFGLQFAVSAGRCTRGAFMQLVKVSEEMKTELKFDFILVVDTEGLRAPELAGSSTTHRDNEMATFVVGLCNMTLINIFGENPSEMQDILQIVVQAFMRMKNVRLSPSCMFVHQNVSDITAGEKNMEGRRRLHSKLDEMTKIAAKEEVCDAERFSDVIAFDVQNDVKYFAQLWEGSPPMAPPNPNYCENIQELKQSILTHASKSDGIMLTHLRDRIQDLWEALLNEQFVFSFKNSLEIATYKKLETEYSKWTWSLRSAMLEIENRLQNKIENEAIHDIEEFNLERELNPKREEVKKTMSHFFKKDRDSGVLNQWKASFEIKIKELQENIVRETKRKLNGVLQQRHLKKKMDAQRTHHENTLFEKSKELALKFKDQANDENFMKTQFESFWKQQTAEIIRDTPLVKDIDILKDVTKLFSETNASLPLDRMKESSMHKDMIFMPSYSEYVQLKKSSGITGALKNVYKGANEIIGLVLSKEDESQIRSLITDITEHTEEMIQSFNIAKMGYNNSCIQQLVDYIKARIMQHEEGENVKYVFKGEFFVDLVFCIFHRANKTFTDQYKMFREANDPVLYFERKSQEYIRIFQKYCQGTTSAAIFGEFICNKLKEPIQQNVYRKTARDLADEMTTNCESLNGNRSNLEKHILRRLAEKENFNAYITYINNPKEHFKNFIRDEVSQYITERFEESVQPMMENSIKQLEQKITNAAHESTKHVKEINGDAYLWLCHFTQELSDVLVFSLNDLTGVNHDDVEVSFLEDVIMKELPSVMSDILSTFSTETFPVKLEHTDRPDELLIDHFCDCCWVQCPFCKAICTNTIEGHPGDHSVPFHRVTGVKGFKYRGTTNLSISICTSAVASDRSFYPNSSDDKVLWKEYRKAGPEYAAWSITPDLSELPYWKWFVCRFQEDLEKHYGKTFEGNGTIPDEWRKYSQEEAIESLDEYI, from the exons ATGAGGATTGTCCTGCTGGGAAAAACTGGAGTTGGGAAAAGTGCAACAGGAAACACAATCTTAGGGAGAGAAGCATTTAAAGAAGACCTGTCTCAAGAGTCGGTTACTAGAAAGTGTCAGAGAGAGACGGTTGAGGTAGATGGCAAAATCATTACTGTGATTGATACTCCAGGACTGTTTGATACTAAACACAGTCATGAAGAAATCCAGAGAGAAATCACAGACTGCATCTCCATGATACTGCCAGGACCACATGTGTTTCTGTTACTGATACCAGTGGGACGTTTCACTCAGGAGGAAGAAAACACAGTCAAGATCATTCAAGAGACTTTTGGTGAAAACTTCCTAATGTACACTATGGTGCTCTTCACCAGAGGAGATGATCTGAAGAAGAAGTCCATTGAAGAGTATCTGGGAAAACCAGGATCTGCTTTGATGAACCTCATTGGACAGTGTGGAAACAGATACCATGTGTTCAATAATAGTGAGACTGAAGACCGTGTGCAGGTGTCGACATTACTGCAGAAAATCAATGACATGGTGAGAGCAAATGGAGGGAGTTACTATTCATGTAAGAAGTTTAAGCAGATGGAAAGAGAAAAACAAGAAGCACAGATGAAGATGCTAAGAGACAAAGTGGAACAACTGaacagagagagaggagaacTCCTGGCCAAATATGAAAAAGAGATAGAGAAAATTAAAATGGAGAGGAAggaagaaataaataattatgatgcagagaaaaagagaagagaAAAAGAATTCAGAAAGAGTGAAgaacaatacaaaatacaacAAAAGAAACTGGAGACAATGTTACAAGAGGAAAGACAGAGGAGAAAAGAGGAAGACAAGAAGAGGAAGGAGAAAGAACAAAACATAAGGGATCAATGTGATGAGAAcattaagagagagagagagaaaataaaagtagaaatagaaaacatgaaaacaaaGATGGAGGAAGAAAGACAGAATCATGCCAGTGAGAGGAGAAGAGAGGAAGAATTTAGTGAAAAGGAAGAACAATACAGAAAACAGATAAAAGAACAAGAGGAACAAATGCAGAAACATCAGGAGGAAATGCTAAAACAGATGCAAGATGAGAAAAGGAAGAGGGAGGAAGAAAAACAAGATTGGATCAAACAGCATGAGATACTGACAAAAGAAATCCAGAATGAGAAATATCTAAGAGAACAACAATGTAAGATTTATGAAGACAAAATTAAGGTAATGGAACAACAGAAGCAAGATGAACTGTTGAGACTAAAACCATTGGACTATGAAGAAGACAgaagaaaagaaatagaaaacatgaaaatgtgctGCACCCAAACAGCCTCTTCTCTAAAG AACTATGAAACTGGTCAAAACCAAAAACTTGGACCAAAAAACAACGAACAACTTGAAGAACTCTATGATAGACTAAATCTGACAAAAAGTCATCAAGATAAATTAAAAAGATCAGAAATTCTTGAAATCACAAAGTCATCATTTCATTCTCAGGAACTACAGGAAGAGAATGAACTGGTAAACTCGTTCCTAAACAAGTTGATGAACATGGACTACAGAGCAAGAGAAACAGTCATAAAACATAGGAAAAAAGAAGGTAAAAAAGACCCGGATATTCACCCAATGGATGTTCAGATGGCCATTTTTCATTGTGCTGATGGTTTCCTGAAGCAGCTGATAGTGACTAAACTCTCACAGTGTCAGTATTCACTGCCTCTGCTTGTTCCTGAtccattcactcaagagattgaGTTTCCTCTCTGGACATTTAGACAAATCAACAAGAGCTGGAAGAAGACAAATACAAACAATGAGATCTTCAGTCAAACTCAACCAGTCTACAAGGCTGAGACTCCAATGGTGGCTTTCTTCAGGTTTGGTTCAGTGTCTTCATCCAAGtctcagctgatgaacggcctcaTCAATGAGAAACACAACACATTCTTCCACAGGAACTGCTCAGGAAGTAGCAGAACCAGAATCCTGATGGATGGAGTGGTGGAGATCGCCTGGTACTGCCCTTCTGGGAAAAAGACTGACGCATTTAATGACTGTGTTGCTTTCTGTAATCTTCATGGAGATGCAGCAGCCAATGAGAAACAATATGAGATTCTGATCAGTATGTCTTCTGTGAATGTCCTCTTCTTACCTGATTTTGGACAGAAGAACCACTACAAGGGTTTGGTAAGATCACTCTTCAAATCTCCTCAACCTCTCATTTGTCTGCTCACTGACAATCACTGTGATAAAACTGAACTGGGGAATGGAAAATTCATATTCGGTCTTTTGGACAAAAACCAGTCTGATGTGTCGAATCAGATAATGGAGACGATCAGAGTGAGTTTGAGCAAACAGAAATTTACCTTCAAACTTGAAGATGTGGCCAAACACACAGGAATCAGAGTAGATGAGCAGGATCCAGAATGCCGAAAAGGGAAAGAGGCAGCAGTTCAGATCATGGGATTACTGAGAGGAAAGGATCCAACGACAGTGAAAGAAACAAACCTGCCCTGTCAGGGGAAACTGTGGCATGACTGGTgtaaaaagaacaaagagctgCATCATCTAGAAGGAGAAAATCTAGAGCAAGATAAAAGTACCAAACTGAAGAACATGAGAGAAATAAGAGAAAAGCAGGTGAAACAAGGATTAGAAGATTTTATGATGACATTTATTGAAACAATGAAATCACAGAGtgacaatgaaaaaaaatattttctcagaTGGATGATGAACCTGTTGGATGAGTTCACTTCAGAGAAGCTCTGTGATCTTCATAAGGGATATAACAAGAAATGGCATGAAGTCTCAGCACTGAAAAAAAATCCTAGCAATCTAGATCAACTGCAGACTGAACAAACAAACCTGGAAAACATATCAGAGCAAATCAATAGGACAGGTTTTGGCTTGGAGCACATCATGAGAGAGTTTGGTCAGATCTATGAATCGTGGTCATCTGTGACGAACAAGGAAGGCCTGCAGTTTGACTTCCGTTCACTCTCAAGTCTTGCAGCAGAGATGATGATCTCTGGATTTCCAATGGAGCTAATGGATGGAGATGCTGCTCATGTTCCTCTCACCTGGGTCACTGCTGTTCTAGGTGAACTTGTTAAGAAACTGGGAGAACAGACCAGAATCTTTGTGCTGTCAGTTTTAGGGATTCAGAGCTCTGGGAAATCCACCATGTTGAATGCCATGTTTGGACTGCAGTTTGCCGTCAGTGCTGGCAGATGCACCAGAGGAGCTTTCATGCAGCTGGTCAAAGTGTCAGAGGAGATGAAAACCGAGCTGAAGTTCGACTTTATTCTGGTTGTTGATACTGAAGGACTTCGTGCACCAGAACTGGCTGGAAGCTCAACAACACATCGTGACAATGAAATGGCCACATTTGTTGTTGGTCTTTGCAATATGACCCTAATCAACATCTTTGGAGAAAACCCATCTGAGATGCAGGACATTCTTCAGATTGTTGTTCAGGCCTTCATGAGGATGAAGAACGTCAGATTGAGTCCCAGTTGTATGTTTGTTCATCAGAATGTGTCAGATATCACAGCTGGAGAGAAAAACATGGAGGGAAGGAGACGACTGCATTCGAAACTGGATGAAATGACCAAAATCGCTGCTAAAGAGGAAGTCTGTGATGCAGAAAGATTCAGTGACGTGATTGCGTTTGATGTACAGAATGATGTGAAGTATTTTGCTCAGCTCTGGGAGGGCAGCCCACCCATGGCACCACCAAACCCAAACTACTGCGAGAACATTCAAGAACTGAAGCAAAGTATTCTAACACACGCTTCAAAATCAGATGGCATAATGCTGACACACCTAAGAGACCGTATTCAGGATCTCTGGGAGGCTTTGCTTAATGAACAATTTGTGTTCAGCTTTAAAAATTCCCTGGAAATTGCAACATACAAAAAACTAGAGACTGAATACAGCAAGTGGACCTGGAGCCTTCGCAGTGCAATGCTGGAGATTGAAAACAGACTACagaataaaatagaaaatgaaGCAATTCATGACATTGAAGAATTTAATCTTGAAAGAGAACTGAATCCGAAAAGGGAAGAAGTGAAAAAGACAATGTCTCATTTCTTTAAGAAAGACAGAGATTCAGGTGTATTGAATCAGTGGAAAGCTTCATTtgagataaaaataaaagagcTTCAAGAAAACATTGTGAGGGAAACTAAGAGGAAACTAAATGGAGTTCTTCAGCAGCGTCACCTGAAGAAAAAGATGGATGCACAGAGGACACATCATGAAAACACACTCTTTGAAAAGAGCAAAGAACTTGCTTTAAAATTCAAAGATCAAGCAAATGATGAAAATTTCATGAAAACACAGTTTGAGTCCTTTTGGAAACAACAGACAGCTGAGATCATCAGAGACACTCCTTTAGTCAAAGATATTGACATATTAAAGGATGTGACAAAGCTCTTCAGTGAGACCAATGCAAGTCTCCCTTTAGACCGAATGAAAGAGAGCAGTATGCACAAAGATATGATCTTTATGCCAAGCTATTCGGAATATGTACAGTTGAAGAAATCCAGTGGAATTACAGGAgctttaaaaaatgtgtacaaAGGAGCTAACGAGATAATTGGTCTTGTTTTATCTAAAGAGGATGAATCTCAGATAAGATCCTTAATCACAGACATCACTGAACACACAGAAGAAATGATTCAGTCATTTAACATTGCAaagatgggctacaacaacaGCTGCATTCAACAACTCGTAGATTACATAAAGGCAAGAATAATGCAGCATGAGGAAGGGGAAAACGTGAAATATGTGTTCAAGGGTGAATTCTTTGTGGATCTGGTGTTTTGCATATTTCACAGAGCAAACAAGACATTCACTGATCAGTACAAAATGTTCAGGGAAGCCAATGATCCTGTTCTCTATTTTGAAAGGAAAAGTCAAGAGTATATCAGGATTTTTCAGAAATACTGTCAAGGAACAACATCAGCTGCTATTTTTGGtgaatttatttgtaataaactgAAAGAGCCCATTCAGCAGAATGTCTACAGAAAAACTGCCAGAGATTTAGCAGATGAAATGACGACAAACTGTGAATCACTAAATGGGAACCGATCAAACCTGGAGAAACACATCCTGAGGAGACTGGCAGAAAAGGAGAATTTTAACGCATACATTACCTACATTAACAATCCCAAAGAACACTTCAAGAATTTCATCAGAGATGAAGTCAGTCAGTACATCACTGAAAGATTTGAAGAGAGTGTTCAACCTATGATGGAAAACAGCATTAAACAGCTGGAGCAGAAGATCACAAACGCAGCACATGAATCCACCAAACATGTTAAAGAGATCAATGGAGATGCTTATCTGTGGTTGTGTCATTTCACACAAGAGCTCTCTGATGTGCTGGTATTCTCTCTGAATGACCTCACTGGAGTGAATCATGATGATGTTGAAGTCAGCTTCCTAGAAGATGTGATAATGAAAGAACTTCCTTCTGTAATGTCTGACATACTTAGCACATTCAGCACAGAAACTTTTCCAGTGAAGCTGGAACACACAGACAGACCAGATGAGCTTCTGATCGATCACTTCTGTGACTGCTGTTGGGTTCAGTGTCCTTTCTGTAAAGCCATCTGCACCAACACAATAGAAGGCCATCCTGGAGATCACAGTGTTCCTTTCCATCGTGTTACTGGAGTAAAAGGGTTTAAATACAGAGGAACAACAAACCTATCTATCAGTATCTGCACATCAGCAGTAGCCAGTGATCGATCTTTCTATCCAAATAGCTCAGATGATAAAGTCCTCTGGAAGGAATACAGAAAAGCAGGtcctgaatatgctgcatggaGTATCACCCCGGATCTCTCTGAGCTGCCGTACTGGAAGTGGTTTGTGTGCAGATTCCAGGAAGATCTGGAAAAGCACTACGGAAAAACCTTTGAGGGAAATGGCACGATCCCAGACGAATGGAGAAAATACTCTCAAGAGGAAGCTATTGAGAGTCTGGATGAATACATATAA